GGTGTGGGCGCTCAATAGGGGAAtgaataatttttttaaaaaaaagcaaagcaacacAGATATAAACTCTCTTCATTTTGCTTACTCTCCTGCTGATACTAATTGGAATTAGTGGCTTCGACAGATAAGAGTAGATCCATTAATGTGTTAGCGACGCTGCACAGGTCCGACACGAATGGAGGTGACTATGGGAGCTATTGCAAAAccctttctcctttcttatCCCCAAAGTGCTTTCTTCACGAGGATTGCGAAGCAAATGGCTGAGCACACCCAAATCACGTTGTCAAGCATGGAGTACGAGAGATTTATCAGTAAGCGCTGACCGAGACGCAGACGAACGCCTGGCGCGACGGGTTCTGAtctttcttctgtttgaACAGACCTCTCTGCGATATCTAATAACTTCTCCTCGGCCTTTTCCGCGGTGTCCTCAGTAGTTTCGGGAGTTGCCGCCGCTTCTTCCTCTCCGCCACCACTGCTCCCAGTGGTGGCATTGTTACAATTGTCACTGGTGctggtgctgttgttgttaccggCGTCGGCACATGCTTTCGCTTTTTTATCATTGTCACCTCTTTCATTTGCTTCCGGTTTTTTGCGCTTCGGCAATTGTGGAACACTCGCCTCGACTTCAGCCCCGACGGGAGGGTGGCCCTCCATTTCTTCGTGCCAGAGGGACTCGGCCGATTTCATGCCACAAACCGCGCAACTAAACTTCCGCGCCTCACGCGCGAGCCGCCGCTTCTCATCTGCACTCACGTACTGGCGTGCAAGAGCGCCGATAccctcctcatcatcctGTGCCATAAAAGCTCGCAATGCTACGAGAACGAGGGCAATGTCATAACGTGGCTGCCACAGCTCCGGATGGTAACTACTAACGCTGCTGCATATACTTTTTCCCACCTCAAAGCGCCCACTGGTGGTGAGGAAGGTGATATCCGGTGGACTGAAGGGATAGTCGTTGGAGAAACGGAGGACGCCGTGGTAAAGCCCTTCAGCGTATGGCGAGTCTGCCGGACCTAGAAGAGTAAAGTGCCACTCAAATATGTTGTCTTCGAGAGGAGCTGCATAGAACTCGCGCACACGGGATTTGTCAAGttgctccttttcccttcctaaCCGCTGAATGGCCTTCTGTACGTtcatattttccctttcgtttttcttcgctGCAGTTGATGCAGAGGCTGATGTAGGGCGTGCGACGTCGGTACTTACTTTAGTACGGTTGCGTGAACCTGCCCCCACACTCTtttggaaaaagaagagaaatgacGCAACCATGAACGTATATTGAAGTGCAGCAAAAacaggcaacaacaacaaacaaaggaaagagtTGGGAGCGAAGAAAAGTGTGACCCAGAGGCGAATcaatcagaaaaaaaaaatggtgataTAATGAATGGGATTAAGGGCGGATGGCCATCCtttcatctttccttttcccctctgctGATATCCTTGAAGAGGTGTGTggacgtatatatatatatatatatatatacatgtacgCGTTGCGTGATGGACATGATCTTTTCTCTATTCACCAGCGTATGTCACCCACATCTTTCAAGTCTCTCcgcccctttctttcccgcTTCCCTTTAGTAGCATTTCACGGTGTCGATAAATGAGCACCACCCCGCGTAACGGCTACAGGTGCATGTAGCACACATGCGGAGCGAGGGaattaaccaaaaaaaaagataaaaaaaagacatcGGGATGAATGAATGGACAAAATgcgtggaaagggaaagtagCGTCATCCACGTAGACCACATCCCAACCCGACTCACTTTGAATGACACTTTTGGGTTAAATAGAATAAAtgtatgcatgtgtgtgtgtgtgtggatagacaacaacaacaacaaaggaaaccGAAATGATACCAGAGAAGGGCAAATGACACTCATTGCAGTCGGTGcaaagtaataatagtaataacaattagaagtgaaggaaatcaTAATATTCGAAGGCAAAACACAACCTGCGTGAAGGTACACGTTGCATGCAAGGTGTATTCCCACGCAGCGcaatacacacaaaacaaaaccctTGACAGCTGGAGGTAAATACCTCCAACAGCGGCGTCCAATAAACAAATCGAAGCGCCGTGAGCTCTCATTTTTTCACTCCTGAAATATTCACAATCCCTCCTTGCTTATCTAAACGTACCACCCATGAGACACACTAACCTTACATGAACATAAACCAGCACCGCAGCTTTTGTTCCTCTCTTCTACTTCCTGTTCAGATCCTTTTAGCACGCCCATAAAACCTCAGCTTACTTGCGCGGTTTAGGGGTgacttcaccttcaccttcacctctCCTTTAACTGACACTTCACACAATTCCCCATCTTTAATTAAACCAGTAAATGCTCA
This sequence is a window from Trypanosoma brucei gambiense DAL972 chromosome 7, complete sequence. Protein-coding genes within it:
- a CDS encoding non-cannonical ubiquiting-conjugating enzyme 1,putative; translated protein: MVASFLFFFQKSVGAGSRNRTKVSTDVARPTSASASTAAKKNERENMNVQKAIQRLGREKEQLDKSRVREFYAAPLEDNIFEWHFTLLGPADSPYAEGLYHGVLRFSNDYPFSPPDITFLTTSGRFEVGKSICSSVSSYHPELWQPRYDIALVLVALRAFMAQDDEEGIGALARQYVSADEKRRLAREARKFSCAVCGMKSAESLWHEEMEGHPPVGAEVEASVPQLPKRKKPEANERGDNDKKAKACADAGNNNSTSTSDNCNNATTGSSGGGEEEAAATPETTEDTAEKAEEKLLDIAERSVQTEERSEPVAPGVRLRLGQRLLINLSYSMLDNVIWVCSAICFAILVKKALWG